The DNA region GGCTGTTTTGCTGTGTGCGCCGGAAACGCGCGCGTTACTTCGCCGGCGCCTTGTAAGCGATGCAGTCGACCTCGACCTTGCAGTCGATGACCATGCTCGACTGCACGCACGCGCGCGCCGGCGGATGCTCGCCGAAGTACGACACGAACACCTTGTTGAACGACGCGAAATCGCGCGCGTCGTCGAGCCACACGCCGCAGCGCACGACGTGCTCGAGGCCGTAGCCGGCTTCCTTCAGGATCGCGATCACGTTCTCGATCGTCTGCTTCGACTGCGTGACGATCCCGCCTTCGACGACCTCGCCGTTCACCATCGGCGTCTGGCCCGACACGTACAGCCAGCCGTCGGCCTCGACCGCGCGTGCAAACGGCATCACCTGGCCGCCGGTACCCTTCGCTTCGCCCACGCCATATCGCTTCATCGTTTCACTCCTGGTTTGTCGACCGGCATCGGCACGTCAGCGCCCGCGCCGGCCCATGCAACGCACGGTTGCGGATGCGCGCGCCGACATGGCGCACGCGGCAAATCGGTTGGAGACCGCGCTCAGAACGCGGCGTCGGCGCTCGCCGGCACGCGCTCGCCGCGTGCGACGAAACCGCCGGCGCGCTCGCCGGTCGGCTGGCCGTTCTCATAGGTCAGCACGCCGTTCACCCACACCGCGTCGATCCCGTGCGCGGGTTGCTGCGGCTTGTCGAACGTCGCGGCGTCGATCACGCGCGCCGGATCGAACAGCACGAGATCCGCGTGGTAGCCGACCTGCACCTCGCCGCGCCGCGCGATGCCGTAGCGGCGCGCGGACAGCGACGTCATCTTGCGGATCGCTTCCTCGAGCGGCAGCAGGTTCGTGTCGCGCACGTAATGGCCAAGCACGCGCGGGAACGCGCCCCACAGCCGCGGGTGCGGCAGCGGATCGTTCGGCAGGCCGTCCGAGCCGACCATTGTCGCCGGGTGCGACAGGATCCGGCGCACGTCGTCCTCGGACATGTTGTGGTACACGGCGCCGGCCGGGCGGATCCGCTGCGCGGCCTCCTGCTCGGTCACGCCCCAGTCGGCCGCGATCGCCTTCAGCAGCTTGCCGGCGACTTCCGGATGCGGCTCTGACCACGTGATCGTGATGTCGATGTCGCCCGTCACCTGCTTCAGGTCGAGCGTCGACGAGCTGCGGCTGTACGGATAGCAGTCGCAGCCGACCGGCTGGTAGCGGCGCGCGCCTTCGAGCGACGCGAGCACCTCGGTGCTGCGCCCCCAGTTCGACGGGCCCGCGCACTTCAGGTGCGAGATCACGACCGGCACCTGCGCATGACGGCCGACGCGATAGGCCTCGTCCATCGCGTCGAGGATCGCGTCGAATTCGGTCCGCATGTGCGTCGTGTACAGCGCGCCCGCGTTCGCGAGCGGCTCGGCGAGCGCCATCACTTCCTCGGCCGGAGCCGCGAACGCGGAGCCGTAGGCCAGGCCCGACGACAGCCCGAGCGCCCCGTTCGCGAGCGCCTCCTCGAGCTGCGTGCGCATCCCGGCGATTTCGCCGTCGGTCGCCGCGCGGTCGAGGCGGTCCATCTGGTTGTTGCGCAGCGCGGTGTGCCCGACGAGCGCCGCGACGTTGACGGCCGGACGCGCATCGTTCACGGCCGCGACATAGGCGGCGAAGGTCGGATAGCGGAACGCGTCGCGATCACCGAGCAGGTTCATCGGATCGGGCGGATCGCCCGCGAGCGTCACCGGCGACGCGCTGATCCCGCAGTTGCCGACGATCACGGTCGTCACGCCCTGCGAGATCTTCGGCAGCATCTCCGGCGCGCGGATCACGTGCGTGTCGTCGTGCGTGTGCACGTCGACGAAGCCCGGCGCGAGCGCGCGGCCGTTCGCATCGACGACGGTTTCGGCGAGCCAGTTCGACAGGTTGCCGATGGCCGCGATCACGCCGTTGCGGATCGCGACGTCGCGCGTGACGGGCGGTGCGCCGGTGCCGTCGTACAGCTGCGCACCGACAATCAGCGTATCGGCGGCTTCGGGATGCGAATGCATGGTCAGTCTCCTACCGGTTGACGGTCTCCGCCGCCGCGGTGCGCATCGAGCGCATGCTTGATGCGGCGCAGCGATTCTCGGCCCGCATCGCCGAGTCGCAGCGCGACTCCGGTGACGAGCACGTCGATCGCCATCATCATCGCGTAGCGCGATGTCGAAGGCTTGTAAATGAAATCGGTTTCGAACGCGACGACCGGGATCAGGTGGTCGGCGAGCTTCGCGAGCGGCGAAGCCGGCGCGGTGATCGCGATCAGCGTCGCGCCGTAGCGCTTCGCGAGGCGGCAGCTCTCGAGCAGCTCGGGCACGCGCCCGCTCACCGACAGCGCGACGACCACGGCGTCGCGCGACAGCGTCGCGGCCACCATGCGCTGCAGCAGGCTGTCCTGGTAGCTCGCGACCGGCCGGCCGAAGCGCACGAGCCTGAAGCGCAGCTCGTCGGCGAGCGCGGTCGAACCGCCGCCCTGCCCGTACACGTAGACCATCTTCGCGCCGGCCAGCAGGTCGGCCGCCGCGTCGAACGACGTGTTGCGCAGCAGCTGGTGGTTGTGCGCGAGCGCCACGCGAATCTCGTCGTAGACGACCGATGCGGGGCTCGCGTCTTCGGCGGGATGCGCGTCGGACGGCACGAGGAAGCGCTGGCCGACGGCCGCGGCCTGCGCGACGAGCACCTTCAGTTCGCGCACGTCGCGGCAGCCGACGGCCTTCGCGAAACGCGTGACCGTCGCGACGCTGACCCCCGCGTCGCGCGCCAGCGCGCCGATGCTCGCATGCGCGGCGCGCGCGAGATCGGCGAGGATGTATGCCGCGACCTTGCGTTCGGCTTCGCGCAGCTCGGGCGCGCATTCGGCGATGCGCGCGACGATATCGAGGAGCGGCGGGGCGACCGCAGCCGTGGGGTCGGCGGCGAATGGCGTTGACGGGGTGGTTCGCGAATTCATCTGCTGAAAGGGTGGGCGCTTTATGTTACTAAATAACATCACCGCGCCGATGCTACTTTCTGTACCATCGGCATGTCAACTTCAGTGCAATGCATAGCGATGATGGAGCGGGATGACATGAAAGTTACAAACTATCAGGAACCGACAATCAATCCGTTGGGCAAGGGCCTCGGCAACCTGCCGAGCGCGAGCGTGCCGCTCGGCGACGCAACCCGCCTCGAGTGGAACCTGCTCGCGGAAGACGTCAGCCTGCCGGCCGCGGTGCTGTACGCGGATCGCATCGAACACAATCTGAACTGGATGCAGGCGTTCGTCCAGCAGTACGGCGCCCAGTTCGCGCCGCACGGCAAGACGACGATGGCGCCGCAACTG from Burkholderia ambifaria AMMD includes:
- a CDS encoding RidA family protein, producing MKRYGVGEAKGTGGQVMPFARAVEADGWLYVSGQTPMVNGEVVEGGIVTQSKQTIENVIAILKEAGYGLEHVVRCGVWLDDARDFASFNKVFVSYFGEHPPARACVQSSMVIDCKVEVDCIAYKAPAK
- a CDS encoding N-acyl-D-amino-acid deacylase family protein — its product is MHSHPEAADTLIVGAQLYDGTGAPPVTRDVAIRNGVIAAIGNLSNWLAETVVDANGRALAPGFVDVHTHDDTHVIRAPEMLPKISQGVTTVIVGNCGISASPVTLAGDPPDPMNLLGDRDAFRYPTFAAYVAAVNDARPAVNVAALVGHTALRNNQMDRLDRAATDGEIAGMRTQLEEALANGALGLSSGLAYGSAFAAPAEEVMALAEPLANAGALYTTHMRTEFDAILDAMDEAYRVGRHAQVPVVISHLKCAGPSNWGRSTEVLASLEGARRYQPVGCDCYPYSRSSSTLDLKQVTGDIDITITWSEPHPEVAGKLLKAIAADWGVTEQEAAQRIRPAGAVYHNMSEDDVRRILSHPATMVGSDGLPNDPLPHPRLWGAFPRVLGHYVRDTNLLPLEEAIRKMTSLSARRYGIARRGEVQVGYHADLVLFDPARVIDAATFDKPQQPAHGIDAVWVNGVLTYENGQPTGERAGGFVARGERVPASADAAF
- a CDS encoding MurR/RpiR family transcriptional regulator, with amino-acid sequence MNSRTTPSTPFAADPTAAVAPPLLDIVARIAECAPELREAERKVAAYILADLARAAHASIGALARDAGVSVATVTRFAKAVGCRDVRELKVLVAQAAAVGQRFLVPSDAHPAEDASPASVVYDEIRVALAHNHQLLRNTSFDAAADLLAGAKMVYVYGQGGGSTALADELRFRLVRFGRPVASYQDSLLQRMVAATLSRDAVVVALSVSGRVPELLESCRLAKRYGATLIAITAPASPLAKLADHLIPVVAFETDFIYKPSTSRYAMMMAIDVLVTGVALRLGDAGRESLRRIKHALDAHRGGGDRQPVGD